In Primulina huaijiensis isolate GDHJ02 chromosome 16, ASM1229523v2, whole genome shotgun sequence, a single genomic region encodes these proteins:
- the LOC140962002 gene encoding calmodulin-binding transcription activator 5-like isoform X2: protein MMAEAKARWLRPNEIHAILCNNKYFTVNVKPVNLPKSGTIVLFDRKMFRNFRKDGYKWKKKKDGKTVKEAHEHLKVGNEERIHVYYAHGEDSPTFVRRCYWLLDKSLEHIVLVHYRETQEVSPDTSVNFNPSPSISDPPTSLPLLEEFDSALHRVYHDTSRSLLERHDSLTVKNHEQRLHEINTLEWDELLVLDDSHKMITQHDGKTSDFEHSNQNQMNSYRIRDDGPITNKVSPESSGSNVSGQVAGTYPIGYDVFGNLSYNMVGGETVVDSTGLGPLSEIDSLNNVAKDGLQAQDSIGRWMSYIIADSPESVNNQAVESSISTGHQSFTSPRVDDHLSSALGQIFKITNISPGWAFSTEETKILVVGVFNEGCSPSTESNLFLACGDSIVPAEVVQAGVFQCSISPQTPGLVNLYLSFDGHKPVSQILTFEFRAPVVPIMTIPAENKTTWEGFQLQIRLSHLLFSSSKGLRIFSSKLLPNALKDAKAFSQKTSQLSDCLMYLTKAIQNYKMSLDEAKESLFEWTLQYRLHEWLLEKVVSGCKVSERDEQGQGVIHLCAILGYTWAVYPFSCSGLSLDYRDKFGWTALHWAAYYGREKMVATLLSAGAKPNLVTDPTAENPGGCTAADLASNNGYDGLAAYLAEKALVSHFKDMTLAGNVSGSLQTTTNEIVNSENFSEEESYLKDTLAAYRTAADAAARIQAAFREHSFKVRTKEVQSSNPEIEARNIVAAMRIQHAYRNYETRKKISAAARIQYRFRTWKMRKDFLNLRRQTIKIQAVFRAFQARMQYRKIVWSVGIFEKAVLRWRLKRKGFRGLQVQPDETPEDPNRGNDVEEGFFQASRKQAEERVERSVVRVQAMFRSRRAQEEYRRMKLAHNQATLEYDGRFHPDTEMR, encoded by the exons GTTGGTAATGAGGAAAGAATTCATGTATACTATGCACATGGAGAAGACAGCCCAACTTTTGTTCGCAGATGTTACTGGCTGTTGGACAA ATCGCTGGAACATATTGTCCTTGTGCATTATCGAGAAACACAAGAG GTTTCCCCTGACACATCTGTCAATTTCAATCCTAGTCCATCTATCTCTGACCCACCTACCTCTTTGCCTTTGTTGGAAGAATTTGATTCTGCTCTTCATCGTGTATATCATGACACCAGCAGATCGCTTTTAG AGCGACACGACAGCTTGACTGTGAAAAACCACGAGCAGAGACTTCATGAGATAAACACACTTGAATGGGATGAACTTTTGGTGTTGGATGATTCGCACAAGATGATTACTCAACATGATG GAAAAACTTCAGATTTTGAGCACTCTAATCAAaatcagatgaacagttacagaataCGT GACGATGGTCCGATAACCAACAAGGTATCCCCAGAAAGTTCTGGAAGCAATGTTTCTGGACAAGTTGCTGGGACTTATCCCATTGGTTATGATGTTTTTGGTAATTTATCTTACAATATGGTGGGTGGTGAGACTGTTGTGGATTCAACTGGATTGGGGCCATTAAGTGAAATTGATTCTCTAAATAACGTGGCAAAAGATGGTCTGCAAGCTCAGGACAGTATAGGAAGGTGGATGAGCTACATCATTGCTGATTCTCCAGAATCAGTGAACAATCAGGCTGTGGAATCTTCAATCTCAACTGGCCACCAGTCGTTTACGTCTCCGAGGGTGGATGATCATTTGTCATCTGCTCTAGggcaaatatttaagataacaAATATTTCACCTGGTTGGGCTTTTTCTACTGAAGAAACAAAG ATCTTGGTTGTTGGGGTTTTCAATGAGGGGTGCTCACCCAGCACAGAGTCCAATTTATTCCTTGCATGTGGAGATTCCATTGTCCCTGCTGAAGTTGTACAAGCTGGAGTATTTCAATGTTCAATTTCTCCTCAAACTCCAGGACTAGTGAATCTCTATCTGAGTTTTGATGGCCATAAACCAGTCAGCCAAATTTTGACCTTTGAATTTCGTGCTCCTGTAGTTCCCATTATGACAATTCCTGCGGAGAATAAAACTACTTGGGAAGGATTTCAGCTTCAAATTAGACTCTCTCATCTGTTGTTTTCATCATCCAAGGGCCTGAGAATCTTTTCCTCCAAGTTACTCCCAAATGCCTTAAAGGATGCAAAAGCTTTTAGTCAGAAAACATCACAACTCTCTGACTGTTTGATGTATTTGACCAAAGCAATCCAAAACTATAAGATGTCTCTTGACGAGGCAAAAGAaagcttgtttgaatggacTTTGCAATACAGACTGCATGAATGGTTGCTAGAAAAAGTGGTTTCAGGGTGCAAAGTTTCCGAACGTGATGAACAAGGTCAGGGCGTAATTCATTTGTGTGCCATCTTAGGTTATACGTGGGCAGTTTACCCATTTTCATGTTCTGGCTTGTCATTGGATTATCGAGACAAATTTGGATGGACTGCATTACACTGGGCTGCATATTATGGAAG GGAGAAAATGGTGGCGACCCTTTTATCTGCTGGTGCAAAGCCAAATTTAGTAACAGATCCAACTGCAGAAAACCCCGGAGGCTGCACTGCTGCTGATCTTGCTTCTAACAATGGGTATGATGGTTTGGCAGCTTATCTTGCTGAGAAGGCTTTAGTTTCTCATTTTAAAGATATGACATTGGCCGGAAATGTTAGTGGGTCGCTGCAAACTACCACTAATGAAATAGTGAATTCTGAGAACTTCAGTGAGGAGGAGTCTTATTTGAAGGATACTCTAGCGGCTTACAGGACAGCTGCTGATGCAGCAGCACGCATTCAGGCTGCATTCAGGGAGCACTCATTCAAAGTGCGGACCAAAGAAGTTCAGTCATCAAATCCAGAAATCGAAGCACGCAACATAGTTGCAGCAATGAGGATCCAGCATGCTTACCGGAACTATGAGACACGCAAAAAAATTTCAGCTGCTGCGAGAATCCAATATAGGTTCCGCACTTGGAAGATGCGGAAGGATTTCCTCAACTTACGTCGTCAAACTATCAAAATCCAA GCCGTTTTCCGAGCTTTCCAAGCCAGGATGCAGTATCGTAAGATTGTGTGGTCAGTTGGGATCTTTGAAAAAGCAGTACTGCGTTGGCGTTTAAAGAGAAAAGGGTTCCGAGGGCTTCAGGTTCAACCTGATGAAACTCCTGAAGATCCAAATCGAGGAAATGATGTGGAGGAAGGCTTCTTCCAAGCCAGCAGGAAACAAGCCGAGGAACGAGTTGAGAGATCTGTTGTAAGGGTCCAGGCAATGTTTAGATCGAGGCGAGCACAAGAAGAATATAGAAGAATGAAATTAGCGCATAATCAAGCCACG CTGGAATATGATGGACGTTTCCACCCGGACACTGAAATGCGATAA
- the LOC140962002 gene encoding calmodulin-binding transcription activator 5-like isoform X3 gives MIISVVEFHYWKSVGNEERIHVYYAHGEDSPTFVRRCYWLLDKSLEHIVLVHYRETQEVSPDTSVNFNPSPSISDPPTSLPLLEEFDSALHRVYHDTSRSLLERHDSLTVKNHEQRLHEINTLEWDELLVLDDSHKMITQHDGKTSDFEHSNQNQMNSYRIRDDGPITNKVSPESSGSNVSGQVAGTYPIGYDVFGNLSYNMVGGETVVDSTGLGPLSEIDSLNNVAKDGLQAQDSIGRWMSYIIADSPESVNNQAVESSISTGHQSFTSPRVDDHLSSALGQIFKITNISPGWAFSTEETKILVVGVFNEGCSPSTESNLFLACGDSIVPAEVVQAGVFQCSISPQTPGLVNLYLSFDGHKPVSQILTFEFRAPVVPIMTIPAENKTTWEGFQLQIRLSHLLFSSSKGLRIFSSKLLPNALKDAKAFSQKTSQLSDCLMYLTKAIQNYKMSLDEAKESLFEWTLQYRLHEWLLEKVVSGCKVSERDEQGQGVIHLCAILGYTWAVYPFSCSGLSLDYRDKFGWTALHWAAYYGREKMVATLLSAGAKPNLVTDPTAENPGGCTAADLASNNGYDGLAAYLAEKALVSHFKDMTLAGNVSGSLQTTTNEIVNSENFSEEESYLKDTLAAYRTAADAAARIQAAFREHSFKVRTKEVQSSNPEIEARNIVAAMRIQHAYRNYETRKKISAAARIQYRFRTWKMRKDFLNLRRQTIKIQAVFRAFQARMQYRKIVWSVGIFEKAVLRWRLKRKGFRGLQVQPDETPEDPNRGNDVEEGFFQASRKQAEERVERSVVRVQAMFRSRRAQEEYRRMKLAHNQATLEYDGRFHPDTEMR, from the exons GTTGGTAATGAGGAAAGAATTCATGTATACTATGCACATGGAGAAGACAGCCCAACTTTTGTTCGCAGATGTTACTGGCTGTTGGACAA ATCGCTGGAACATATTGTCCTTGTGCATTATCGAGAAACACAAGAG GTTTCCCCTGACACATCTGTCAATTTCAATCCTAGTCCATCTATCTCTGACCCACCTACCTCTTTGCCTTTGTTGGAAGAATTTGATTCTGCTCTTCATCGTGTATATCATGACACCAGCAGATCGCTTTTAG AGCGACACGACAGCTTGACTGTGAAAAACCACGAGCAGAGACTTCATGAGATAAACACACTTGAATGGGATGAACTTTTGGTGTTGGATGATTCGCACAAGATGATTACTCAACATGATG GAAAAACTTCAGATTTTGAGCACTCTAATCAAaatcagatgaacagttacagaataCGT GACGATGGTCCGATAACCAACAAGGTATCCCCAGAAAGTTCTGGAAGCAATGTTTCTGGACAAGTTGCTGGGACTTATCCCATTGGTTATGATGTTTTTGGTAATTTATCTTACAATATGGTGGGTGGTGAGACTGTTGTGGATTCAACTGGATTGGGGCCATTAAGTGAAATTGATTCTCTAAATAACGTGGCAAAAGATGGTCTGCAAGCTCAGGACAGTATAGGAAGGTGGATGAGCTACATCATTGCTGATTCTCCAGAATCAGTGAACAATCAGGCTGTGGAATCTTCAATCTCAACTGGCCACCAGTCGTTTACGTCTCCGAGGGTGGATGATCATTTGTCATCTGCTCTAGggcaaatatttaagataacaAATATTTCACCTGGTTGGGCTTTTTCTACTGAAGAAACAAAG ATCTTGGTTGTTGGGGTTTTCAATGAGGGGTGCTCACCCAGCACAGAGTCCAATTTATTCCTTGCATGTGGAGATTCCATTGTCCCTGCTGAAGTTGTACAAGCTGGAGTATTTCAATGTTCAATTTCTCCTCAAACTCCAGGACTAGTGAATCTCTATCTGAGTTTTGATGGCCATAAACCAGTCAGCCAAATTTTGACCTTTGAATTTCGTGCTCCTGTAGTTCCCATTATGACAATTCCTGCGGAGAATAAAACTACTTGGGAAGGATTTCAGCTTCAAATTAGACTCTCTCATCTGTTGTTTTCATCATCCAAGGGCCTGAGAATCTTTTCCTCCAAGTTACTCCCAAATGCCTTAAAGGATGCAAAAGCTTTTAGTCAGAAAACATCACAACTCTCTGACTGTTTGATGTATTTGACCAAAGCAATCCAAAACTATAAGATGTCTCTTGACGAGGCAAAAGAaagcttgtttgaatggacTTTGCAATACAGACTGCATGAATGGTTGCTAGAAAAAGTGGTTTCAGGGTGCAAAGTTTCCGAACGTGATGAACAAGGTCAGGGCGTAATTCATTTGTGTGCCATCTTAGGTTATACGTGGGCAGTTTACCCATTTTCATGTTCTGGCTTGTCATTGGATTATCGAGACAAATTTGGATGGACTGCATTACACTGGGCTGCATATTATGGAAG GGAGAAAATGGTGGCGACCCTTTTATCTGCTGGTGCAAAGCCAAATTTAGTAACAGATCCAACTGCAGAAAACCCCGGAGGCTGCACTGCTGCTGATCTTGCTTCTAACAATGGGTATGATGGTTTGGCAGCTTATCTTGCTGAGAAGGCTTTAGTTTCTCATTTTAAAGATATGACATTGGCCGGAAATGTTAGTGGGTCGCTGCAAACTACCACTAATGAAATAGTGAATTCTGAGAACTTCAGTGAGGAGGAGTCTTATTTGAAGGATACTCTAGCGGCTTACAGGACAGCTGCTGATGCAGCAGCACGCATTCAGGCTGCATTCAGGGAGCACTCATTCAAAGTGCGGACCAAAGAAGTTCAGTCATCAAATCCAGAAATCGAAGCACGCAACATAGTTGCAGCAATGAGGATCCAGCATGCTTACCGGAACTATGAGACACGCAAAAAAATTTCAGCTGCTGCGAGAATCCAATATAGGTTCCGCACTTGGAAGATGCGGAAGGATTTCCTCAACTTACGTCGTCAAACTATCAAAATCCAA GCCGTTTTCCGAGCTTTCCAAGCCAGGATGCAGTATCGTAAGATTGTGTGGTCAGTTGGGATCTTTGAAAAAGCAGTACTGCGTTGGCGTTTAAAGAGAAAAGGGTTCCGAGGGCTTCAGGTTCAACCTGATGAAACTCCTGAAGATCCAAATCGAGGAAATGATGTGGAGGAAGGCTTCTTCCAAGCCAGCAGGAAACAAGCCGAGGAACGAGTTGAGAGATCTGTTGTAAGGGTCCAGGCAATGTTTAGATCGAGGCGAGCACAAGAAGAATATAGAAGAATGAAATTAGCGCATAATCAAGCCACG CTGGAATATGATGGACGTTTCCACCCGGACACTGAAATGCGATAA